From Glycine soja cultivar W05 chromosome 4, ASM419377v2, whole genome shotgun sequence, the proteins below share one genomic window:
- the LOC114408771 gene encoding WD repeat-containing protein ATCSA-1-like yields MHKQTHRHVWKRIRDREAGKLRANHFANRIKSNRISQLQLSNHKDIVSPHKGAINSLQVDSTEGRYLLSAASDASVAVYDVQRPTVYEAGGGGGGGISKHSSIFVVDKQHQQGHKYAVSTAIWYPIDTGLFVTGSYDHHINVWDTNTTQVVVNFKMPGKVHRAAMSNLSTSHMLIAAATEDVQVRLCDIASGAFAHTLSGHRDGVMTVEWSNSSEWVLVTGGCDGAIRFWDIRRAGCFQVLDQSQTQLGRRPPILKRSMITKDSSTKLRAAQKKHANGSGSRQQPIGRVPSKGPMKQRLHTGMLSTQDRATAHYGAVTGLKATEDGMYLLSAGSDSRLRLWDVESSCNTLVNFETVRLQINKPLQLATTQDSALVFVPCMRSVKAFDMWSGNTYTILRGHYECVNSCWFNQHDQELYTGGNDRQILVWSPARSIADEMEGTAEDQDNWSS; encoded by the exons ATGCATAAGCAAACGCATAGGCATGTGTGGAAGCGGATCAGAGACAGGGAAGCTGGGAAATTGCGTGCAAACCATTTCGCGAACCGCATAAAATCCAATCGCATTTCGCAACTCCAGTTGTCCAATCACAAAGACATTGTCTCACCTCACAAAGGCGCCATCAACTCCCTTCAGGTTGATTCGACAGAGGGAAGATATTTGCTATCCGCTGCCTCCGATGCCTCGGTAGCAGTGTACGACGTCCAACGACCCACCGTTTACGAAGcaggcggcggcggcggcggcggcatATCGAAACACAGCTCCATATTTGTCGTTGACAAGCAGCATCAGCAAGGCCATAAATATGCGGTGTCCACAGCTATTTGGTATCCCATTGACACTGGCTTGTTCGTCACTGGCTCTTACGATCATCACATTAATGTTTGGGATACCAATACCACCCAG GTGGTGGTGAATTTCAAAATGCCTGGAAAGGTTCATAGGGCTGCAATGTCCAATTTGTCAACGTCTCACATGCTTATTGCTGCTGCCACTGAGGATGTCCAAGTTCGCCTTTGTGATATTGCTTCCGGGGCTTTTGCTCACACTTTGTCCGGTCACCGTG ATGGAGTTATGACTGTTGAATGGTCTAATTCAAGTGAATGGGTCTTGGTTACTGGGGGATGTGATGGTGCAATACGATTTTGGGACATCAGACGCGCTGGCTGTTTCCAAGTTTTAGATCAATCTCAGACTCAGCTTGGAAGACGCCCACCTATACTCAAACGCTCCATGATAACTaag GATTCAAGTACAAAATTGCGTGCTGCTCAGAAGAAACATGCTAATGGAAGTGGTAGCAGACAACAACCAATTGGCAGAGTTCCATCCAAGGGACCAATGAAGCAGAGATTACATACAGGAATGTTGTCTACTCAGGATCGTGCGACTGCTCATTATGGTGCTGTGACAGGGTTAAAAGCGACTGAGGATGGCATGTATCTACTAAGTGCAG GGTCTGATTCTAGATTGAGGTTGTGGGATGTTGAATCTAGCTGCAACACACTTGTGAACTTTGAAACAGTTCGTCTGCAAATAAACAAACCTCTTCAACTAGCCACCACTCAAGATTCAGCCCTTGTTTTTGTTCCATGCATGAGATCTGTGAAA GCATTTGACATGTGGTCTGGGAACACATACACGATATTGCGTGGTCACTATGAATGTGTGAACTCTTGCTGGTTTAATCAACATGATCAG GAACTGTACACTGGTGGAAATGATAGACAAATTCTTGTCTGGTCACCTGCTAGATCAATCGCTGATGAAATG GAAGGAACTGCTGAGGATCAGGATAACTGGAGTAGCTGA
- the LOC114408772 gene encoding protein NPGR1-like, whose translation MLCACSSGEQFIFEEPPHSPESLATRDFSASGLSSRTGEWEPKFDETQVEEAESILKEALSLNYEEARALLGRLEYQRGNFDAALQVFQGIDIKGLAPRMIKAIAERTKQRKPRSKADIMVPNVMSLRSVSLLLEAILLKARSLEELGQCIEAAKECRIILDTVESALPNGMPEGIGEDCKLQEMFHKALELFPSLWIKAGFLDEAVTAYRRALVKPWNLEPRRLAAVQKDLAMILLYGGVEVSLPSQLLVWSKTSPKSSVEEAILMLLILMSKVAIREIDWDAEIMDHLTFALSVTGMFELLADHVEQILPVIYSRAERWYFLALCYSAAGHDEVALNLLRKACGSSEANHRPHFPSFLFGAKLCSLDPHHAHEGINFSREVIDLAKHQNEHFLSQGHKFLGICYGAAARISVLDSERSIFQRESLDSLNYAAVSENDDLEVIFSLGLENAIQRNLDAAYNNIMMSSDMTVGSSRGWQLLALIVSAQQRFKDAETIVDCALDESGGMDQLELLRLKAVLQIAQRQPKQAIETYKILLALIQAKKELLIQDNNIDQGQTFSHEALTERKLEMEAWQDLATIYTDVDSLLDAKTCVDKAQLIEFFSPRSWHITGMLLEAQSLYKEAFVSFSVSLSIEPDYIPSIISTAELLMKLGMQSLPIARSFLMNALRLEPTNHDAWFNLGLVSKMEGSLQQAAEFFQAAYELKLSAPVQEFK comes from the exons ATGTTGTGCGCTTGTTCTTCCGGGGAGCAATTCATATTCGAAGAGCCGCCGCACTCGCCGGAGTCCCTCGCCACCAGGGATTTCTCCGCCAGCGGACTCTCTTCCAGGACCGGAGAATGGGAACCTAAATTCGATGAAACTCAAGTAGAAGAAGCTGAATCTATTCTTAAAGAAGCTCTTTCCTTAAACTACGAG GAGGCTAGGGCTTTGTTGGGGAGGCTTGAATACCAGAGAGGGAACTTCGATGCTGCACTTCAAGTATTTCAGGGTATAGACATCAAGGGTTTGGCCCCAAGAATGATCAAGGCTATTGCCGAAAGAACCAAGCAAAGAAAACCGCGTTCCAAGGCAGATATCATGGTTCCGAATGTGATGTCATTGCGTTCGGTTAGCCTGCTTCTTGAGGCAATTTTGCTTAAAGCAAGATCGTTGGAGGAACTTGGGCAATGCATTG AGGCTGCAAAGGAGTGCAGAATAATTCTGGATACGGTTGAATCTGCCCTTCCTAATGGAATGCCTGAGGGTATTGGTGAAGATTGTAAGTTGCAAGAGATGTTTCATAAAGCATTGGAGTTGTTTCCAAGCCTTTGGATCAAGGCAGGGTTTCTAGATGAAGCTGTCACTGCATATCGTCGTGCTCTTGTCAAGCCATGGAATTTGGAGCCAAGAAGGTTGGCTGCTGTACAAAAAGATTTAGCTATGATACTACTCTATGGTGGTGTTGAAGTAAGCCTACCCTCTCAGTTGCTGGTGTGGAGTAAAACTTCACCCAAGAGTAGTGTTGAAGAAGCAATACTTATGCTATTAATACTCATGAGCAAGGTGGCAATTCGGGAAATAGACTGGGATGCTGAAATAATGGATCATCTTACTTTTGCACTTTCAGTGACGGGGATGTTTGAGTTATTGGCAGATCATGTAGAGCAGATCCTTCCAGTTATTTATAGTCGAGCTGAGAGGTGGTACTTTCTTGCTCTGTGTTATAGTGCAGCAGGACATGATGAGGTAGCATTGAACCTTTTGAGGAAAGCTTGCGGCAGTTCTGAAGCAAACCATAGACCccattttccttcatttttgtttggaGCAAAACTCTGTTCCTTAGACCCTCACCATGCTCATGAAGGCATTAACTTTTCACGTGAAGTTATTGATCTAGCTAAGCACCAAAATGAGCATTTTCTTAGTCAAGGCCATAAATTTCTTGGCATCTGCTATGGGGCTGCCGCTAGAATTTCTGTACTGGATTCTGAAAGAAGTATATTTCAAAGAGAGTCTTTGGACTCTCTAAACTATGCTGCTGTAAGTGAAAATGATGACCTGGAAGTGATATTCAGCCTTGGACTGGAAAATGCAATTCAAAGGAATCTGGATGCAGCTTACAACAACATAATGATGTCCTCAGACATGACTGTTGGCAGTTCAAGAGGTTGGCAGCTATTAGCACTCATAGTATCTGCACAGCAGCGATTTAAGGATGCTGAAACTATAGTTGATTGTGCTTTAGATGAGTCTGGTGGGATGGATCAACTTGAACTTCTAAGATTGAAAGCAGTACTTCAAATTGCTCAGCGGCAACCCAAGCAAGCAATAGAGACATATAAGATCTTGCTAGCGCTAATTCAGGCAAAAAAGGAGCTTTTGATTCAAGATAACAACATTGATCAAGGACAAACATTCAGTCATGAG GCATTAACAGAAAGGAAGCTGGAAATGGAAGCATGGCAGGATTTGGCTACTATTTATACAGATGTCGATTCCTTGCTTGATGCAAAAACTTGTGTTGACAAAGCCCAGTTGATAGAATTTTTCTCTCCAAGAAGTTGGCATATTACAG GGATGTTGCTTGAAGCTCAATCATTATACAAAGAGGCATTTGTTTCCTTTTCAGTATCATTGTCAATAGAACCAGATTACATTCCCAGTATCATTTCCACTGCAGAATTGTTGATGAAACTTGGTATGCAATCACTTCCGATTGCAAGAAGTTTTTTAATGAATGCTTTGCGATTAGAACCTACAAACCATGATGCTTGGTTCAACCTTGGATTGGTTTCAAAAATGGAAGGTTCATTACAGCAAGCAGCAGAGTTCTTTCAAGCTGCTTATGAACTGAAGCTTTCTGCTCCAGtacaagaatttaaataa
- the LOC114408311 gene encoding uncharacterized protein LOC114408311, which translates to MLNNFICGSLHHPEEDVPCSSPKKSKRKESRNDKNPYSNRGLDKFSALLDDLDERRKKVYSQMSPQDISFVRFAYSNNHDIVPIVVKVKNNKDQKKHKSEELKARHITSFSEQLEKSDEEATLKERKQKLNKLESHKKNLSFSWNMLKRPSFYVPAVMMLILVFLVVFGRSVATLCTCVVWYVVPTLSEYYDSSKPRNKSMMNSKKRDYVRGWLNDSMKMMNPEELASPRTGDSKDYSNDKNSGKHGHQKSW; encoded by the coding sequence ATGTTGAACAATTTTATTTGTGGCAGTCTCCATCACCCAGAAGAAGATGTACCATGTTCAAGCCCCAAGAAGTCCAAGAGAAAAGAAAGTAGGAATGACAAAAACCCATACTCCAATCGAGGCTTGGACAAATTTTCTGCACTTTTGGATGATCTTGATGAGAGAAGGAAAAAGGTTTACTCACAGATGAGTCCTCAGGACATATCTTTCGTTCGGTTTGCGTATTCAAACAACCATGATATCGTTCCCATAGTGGTCAAAGTGAAAAACAATAAGGATCAGAAGAAGCACAAGAGTGAAGAACTCAAAGCAAGACACATAACATCTTTCTCGGAGCAATTGGAGAAATCTGATGAAGAAGCAACCTTGAAAGAAAGGAAGCAGAAACTCAATAAGTTGGAATCTCATAAGAAGAATTTGAGCTTTTCTTGGAATATGTTGAAGAGGCCATCCTTCTATGTGCCAGCGGTTATGATgttgattttggtttttttggttgtttttggGAGATCGGTTGCTACACTTTGCACTTGTGTTGTGTGGTATGTGGTCCCCACATTGAGTGAATATTATGATAGTTCAAAACCAAGGAACAAATCGATGATGAACTCTAAGAAGAGAGACTATGTTAGGGGGTGGCTGAATGATAGTATGAAGATGATGAATCCTGAAGAGTTAGCTTCTCCAAGAACTGGTgattccaaggattattcaaatGACAAGAATTCAGGGAAACATGGCCACCAGAAAAGTTGGTGA